The following coding sequences are from one Triticum aestivum cultivar Chinese Spring chromosome 5A, IWGSC CS RefSeq v2.1, whole genome shotgun sequence window:
- the LOC123105191 gene encoding uncharacterized protein, with translation MTMSAPTPAIHSLSAPPRPQAPATPPLRRATSAVSTLRESPQPPLAPLSISSRRAALLALVLAASPARPAAAAFSFSFPGPKELLREQKRKSARFLLAPIAASRETLVKAQNLLASENASAADAEEVRGRLSAAGRDCVPRERNSVVAFQSRTGVEVCTFSLILKNAASLLDDKDPLKVEADTSLAELIQSFSDLGTVVENSNFELSDDRKKMKDDLLSTISALDKYEQGVKDCLGV, from the exons ATGACCATGAGCGCCCCGACTCCCGCCATCCACTCGCTCAgcgcgccgccgcggccgcagGCGCCGGCAACGCCTCCTCTCCGGCGCGCTACCTCCGCGGTATCCACCCTCCGGGAGTCCCCACAGCCGCCTCTAGCGCCCCTGAGCATCTCCTCTCGGCGCGCCGCCCTCCTCGCCCTCGTCCTGGCCGCCTCGCCGGcaaggcccgccgccgccgccttctccttcAGCTTCC CTGGGCCGAAGGAGTTGCTGCGGGAGCAGAAGAGGAAGTCGGCGCGCTTCCTCCTCGCGCCCATCGCCGCCTCCCGCGAGACCCTCGTCAAGGCCCAGAACCTTCTCG CTTCGGAGAATGCGTCTGCGGCGGACGCGGAGGAGGTGAGGGGGCGGCTGAGCGCGGCGGGGAGGGACTGCGTGCCGCGGGAGAGGAACTCGGTAGTCGCCTTTCAGTCACGAACCGGCGTCGAG GTCTGCACATTCAGCTTGATTCTGAAGAATGCCGCGTCGCTGCTCGACGATAAGGATCCTCTCAAGGTTGAAGCTGATACCAGCCTTGCAGAGCTAATACA ATCATTCTCTGACCTGGGAACTGTGGTGGAGAACAGTAACTTTGAGCTCAGTGATGATAG AAAGAAGATGAAGGATGACCTGCTGAGCACTATCTCCGCCCTTGATAAATACGAACAGGGTGTTAAGGATTGTTTAGGTGTATAG